In the genome of Zygosaccharomyces rouxii strain CBS732 chromosome G complete sequence, the window TACCATTAGTTAATATCAGTGCTGCTCATACCCAGTTTGCTAATTTTGAATGGAAAGAATTAAACACTTATACAACGAAATTTAAACTGGGTGAGTTGGATTATGATATAGTCGATGATGATACCAATGCACCAAATATGGATCTCATTGTcttaaagaaagaagctCTGGTAAAACCATACTTCAATATAGACGAAAAGGCCCTGATTTCGATCCCAGAAGATACCAAGGGTAAGATTTTGCCAACACCAAGGAGTGGTGATGACGATGTTATTGTGTTCCTATACAATTACAATGGTTGGTCCCTGCTGGGCTTCGTATTACAAAATATTTGCGATGCTTATCTCGCAAGTAGTGATGGTTTGGATGAATCTACAGAATACTTAATGGTTTCTATCTTGGACctaatttcaaatgttttttccaaaagaacTTCTTATGAGAGATCCCTCGAAATCATGCAGCATTTGTCGAGTTATACCAGGGAAAATGATATTGTACCCGTaatattcaaaatattcGAACATTCATTACACAAGAGGAACTATAAAGTACTGTGCATCTGTTCTAATTTTGTACTTTCActtttctctaatttcCCACAATTTGTTTGGTCGCATTGGGCTCGATCAGATTTACTTGATAGAAATGGGAAAACCGGAATGGCAGAAGTGGTTCTCGGGTCAATAGAATTACCGCTTGGAAAATACGATTTTACTATATCTTTGATTAAACTTGCTAATGAAATGGTAACGGAAGCCgtttctttaaaatcaGATTTCCCTCTAAAAACCAAAAGAGATATGTTGGACAAACTAATTACCCATTTACTTGATGTCTACGAAAGTTATCAGTTTTGGAAATACACAGATGTAATCCAACGATTTGAATTAGGGTTCCATCTCAATTCATTGTTTACGAAGGTTCTTTACAATGTCTATGGCATCGATCCATCCTCTCCACCTGATAAAAAGATTACAAATGTTTTAGCTTCTCCGGGGTACCGTATTGTGAACGCATTTTTAGGCTCTCAATCTCCTGATGTGCGGGCAGCAAAGTCCTTGTTGAATATTCTAAACTCCCCGCTAAATTCTCAGATTTCTTTGCTTGGTGATAAGGCATTCGGATTTATCTATTTGAGGTTGGTCAAGCATTCATACGAATTGGCGTTTTTGTTAATATCAATACGTGGTTCATTAAAGATGCATCCCAGTACTTTAGAAAGGATGATTTTCGGTGCctcttcaaatttggtagaCATTTACAATTCAATACCGACCTTGAAGCGTTATATTGTCAGGTTATTCAAATCATTAGTGGAAGTTCCTTGGACTGACGATTATTTGTTCCTTTTATCTTACTTGGGTCAAAGGCATTCAAAAATGCTATTGAACTCTATATCAACTGATCTAGAGGGTCCACTCGCAGATCACAAATTGGCAAAGGATATATACATGTTCTTCAGTGCATTGATGGAGAGTAAACAAGATGGGTTATCCATTTTATTCTTGACTGGTGACATTGCATCTAATAAAACTGAAGAACAGGAGCAACAACCTGCTGATAAGAAATCCATTTTGAGTGTTCTCAAGAAAAATGCACTACACCTTGATGAGCTTCCTGAATCAGTGGGATGTTGTTTGTTGGATGCGATAGCATACGCTTTTAATACCTGGGCGAACGCTAAAGATTCTAAAGCAGATTCTGAATTTATCAGTGCATTACTTaaccatttgaaaaatttccaacCCACTCCTGCATCTACTAAGGAAGACATGATTGCCCTGTCAGGCAGATACAAATTGATTTCACGGGTGGTGGAGATATTTGCCCTTTatcttttcatttctgCGGACGTTGACCCTCAGATATTCCAACTATTGAATCATACAGATTTATCAAAGATaataaatccatttttcgAAATCGATGGTTATAATGAAACCCTTCATGAGAATCTACAcgaaaattttgagaaaaaatGGCCTAAGCTCAAGCTTACATGCTTTACTATGTCCCCTCTATTCCAATCAAGCGGATTCTCGAATGATATGGTCTTTGCAATTCCTTTGatggatcaattttttggcaATGATGAGAAATGGATAGGAACTGGTGAGATACAAGGATATAGAGACGAAGTATTTGAGGCCTCAATTAATCTACAATATGTGAGTCAACAGATTGCAGCTGCTAAGGCTTGGGGTGCTCTATTAACAACATTCATCAAAAAGACTACACAACCACTAAAAGATACTTTCATCGACTTAGTATCACACTTCTTACAAGTTAATATTGACAGCGGAATAAAATCACCCCTGCTTACCCAGGTTTATTTTGAAAGGTTAGAATTGTCCTTTTACATTTTTTATGCTTTCCAAAAGAGGGCGGAACCTGTTCCTGAGAAGAAGTTGCTCAAACTACTCGATCAAATAATCATTGTTTTCAAATCTGATGAGGTCAATTATTTGGGTAACATATCTCACTCACGCAACAGGAATTTCTACAGACCCATTTTGAGATGTGCATTAATTCTTCTGGATCTGGTTACCACCGGAACTCATTTTGTTGAATTGGCATCTGATAGTCTGcttgaattttttgaacTGTCTTTCTGCAAGGGTTTCCATTTGATATTATCTGAAATCTTGTCTGATATCAGTACTTCAACGTCCAATGGTAAACAGGCTGTGGTTTATAATATGGCATCAAGAATACAAGATCTGTTTTTGTTGCTCTCACTGTTTACCAAGATTAGGGCGCTGAAGCCTTCAGAGTCGTTTAACTTGATActtgcttcttctttgaatgaAGTTGGTACTGTTAAAGTCATTTTGAGCTTATACTCGACTTCTCATTTGCTGAAGGTTAACGATGAAGCTATTTTGGGACCACTGACGTTGACGTTTGTGTCAGAGCTGTGCTCGATTAAAAATGTTGCAGAGAAATTTATTATCAACGGCCTATTTGCAGTTCTACTGGAAAGTCCAGTGTCTGTGGCTATTCAACAAGGTGATGTCAGACCTGAGAGCAGGCCAAGTTTGCACAACCTATGGACTAACGGGCTTTTATCAATCatattactactattaaGTGAATTTGGCATCAAAGTACTACCTGAGTGTTGTTTATTCATATCGTATTTCACTGAGCAAGTAAGTACTGCAGTTTTAAGATGGTCTGATGGCAAACTTGCTGTTTCAACAGCATTGATCAAAGAGACTTCCCAATTGGTACTGCTTCAAAAGATGCTAAGTGCATTAGATTATCAAAGTTATTTGCTAAATTCTAAGACTCAATACTTGGTTGACGAGAACGAGAAACTGTTCGAACTCTTACCTGGATTGGATACAGatcaagagaaaagagCACTGAGCGTTGCCCTGAATCGTCTTTTGACACACCCCAAGTATTTAAATTCCAGAATTGTACCAACAAGTTTGGAAGAGGCAAGACTGTTGGAAGAGGAACACACTAGAGTCGAGTTCGTCAAACACATCAGTAGAGAGATCAAAAAATTACAGGAATCGCTCTTTAAGGACACATAAGGAATTTTGTATCATAATAAATTATAATAATGCATGGACTATTTCCCTAGAAACATTTTACGAAAATCGTCGTTTGAAAGTTGTTTTTTTGTAGGCTGGTGTTCAGGCAAATGAAACAATCCTTCGCCTTCTTGTTGCTTATACTCCTGATTCTTCGGTTTCTTGGTGCTATTACGCAGATCAGAAATAGTACCACATTGTATTGTTGAATTCTGGAAAGATATACCATTTAGTGCTAGCGAACATTTTGCAGCGATCTTCTGATCTTTTAAGATGATTAAACTTCCATGTAGGTCAGTTATTAGGTATATTTTCCTGATATCGTTTTCATTTATAGATGCTCTCTCTTGCAATAATTGCTGAATATGTATTTTGTTCACTTTGTCGCTGAGGGGAAATAATGATACTATATGATCACTATCTTTTGGATGAGTCTTGTTGAGTAATTTTTTAACGTCCTGCCTTTCCAAATATGCCTTCCTATCAGCCAAGGTCACACTAATTTCATTACCTTCAAATTGTGTCCCATTAGTTTCTAAAGCCTGATGCGCCGCGTTTTGATCACTAAAGGATATGAATGCGTATGTGTTCACAACGTCAGACCCGTATTTCTTGGGAATTTTTATATGTTCAATCTTTCCATACTTCGAGTAATGTTGTCTCAAGCTATCTTCTGTTACCTTATTGGAATCCAAATGTCGTATCAGAATCTCTCTTCTTTCCCAGACACTAGCGTCAGTACGTTTTGTCTTTTCCAAAGGATTAGATTGTTTAATAACTAGAGTATACCCTTCAACTTCTTTTGAGTTCAAAAGCGTTAGAGccttttccacttcttgtGTTCTGGAAACGTCAACGTATGCGAAACGTCTATTGGCATTATACCGTAGGGAAGGCAATCGTACGCTTAAAACTGTAACACCAATTGAGTTAAACAAAGCTCTAATTTCTCGATGGTTAAACCTGGGAGGAAAATTGGTTATCCATAACGTGCTATTTTCTAACATCGTtacttcaatttcattattaccGATTTGCTTATGGGATTTAGTCAATGCCGAAAGAGCCTCATCATATCTGGTAAACTCAACTCTTGCCAATCTGTAATTCTTATCTGCGGATTCACAGACATCAATATGTGAGATCACACCACAATCCCTAAATAACCTACGAACTTTACCCTGATTGTAACTTTTAGGC includes:
- the PRP24 gene encoding U6 snRNP complex subunit PRP24 (similar to uniprot|P49960 Saccharomyces cerevisiae YMR268C PRP24 Splicing factor that reanneals U4 and U6 snRNPs during spliceosome recycling) is translated as MKHHLDEEDPDVSKKRNESYTRNRELTTVVAFNLPKSYNQGKVRRLFRDCGVISHIDVCESADKNYRLARVEFTRYDEALSALTKSHKQIGNNEIEVTMLENSTLWITNFPPRFNHREIRALFNSIGVTVLSVRLPSLRYNANRRFAYVDVSRTQEVEKALTLLNSKEVEGYTLVIKQSNPLEKTKRTDASVWERREILIRHLDSNKVTEDSLRQHYSKYGKIEHIKIPKKYGSDVVNTYAFISFSDQNAAHQALETNGTQFEGNEISVTLADRKAYLERQDVKKLLNKTHPKDSDHIVSLFPLSDKVNKIHIQQLLQERASINENDIRKIYLITDLHGSLIILKDQKIAAKCSLALNGISFQNSTIQCGTISDLRNSTKKPKNQEYKQQEGEGLFHLPEHQPTKKQLSNDDFRKMFLGK
- the NUP188 gene encoding Nup188p (similar to uniprot|P52593 Saccharomyces cerevisiae YML103C NUP188 Subunit of the nuclear pore complex (NPC)); this encodes MAAQLGDDALSFVHVEYFLNSYQLNPSDAEVSFRKINTFLNKFKDLIVDVGQFNETGGNTTPVSSLSLRGVTYGNIDKGSCEQASLLSKHLGLNYDECLRVIAQTKLKTDDKISLMSLADSIYRERNAVLTTMLLLLNSGNLPVIQSDFVSIIATNNFTICENLISILQNTLSKIDADISEVTDELTGREWQELWQLKKSQDLIFVTNILRTLTYLTLNTNTPTHIVDQWFTFLRKTRNQVVFLRDITYSSVPELIGRTIESLIVVNSILILGLDSTSSSINLEAPFYSDVNCFKHIHDVLKDEPTNPVILYMWSFVLFTKSFMLEESPDTELPFIQQVFGKTPISQLTSIFAARAESTGVLQSIKEVSESLSSESFYPAILSSFLTLSLNFIPINVQTSDMIKQVLLRTPKEFTEKFLTSDAFEKQLTILRAKLPLLEEALLPLVNISAAHTQFANFEWKELNTYTTKFKLGELDYDIVDDDTNAPNMDLIVLKKEALVKPYFNIDEKALISIPEDTKGKILPTPRSGDDDVIVFLYNYNGWSLLGFVLQNICDAYLASSDGLDESTEYLMVSILDLISNVFSKRTSYERSLEIMQHLSSYTRENDIVPVIFKIFEHSLHKRNYKVLCICSNFVLSLFSNFPQFVWSHWARSDLLDRNGKTGMAEVVLGSIELPLGKYDFTISLIKLANEMVTEAVSLKSDFPLKTKRDMLDKLITHLLDVYESYQFWKYTDVIQRFELGFHLNSLFTKVLYNVYGIDPSSPPDKKITNVLASPGYRIVNAFLGSQSPDVRAAKSLLNILNSPLNSQISLLGDKAFGFIYLRLVKHSYELAFLLISIRGSLKMHPSTLERMIFGASSNLVDIYNSIPTLKRYIVRLFKSLVEVPWTDDYLFLLSYLGQRHSKMLLNSISTDLEGPLADHKLAKDIYMFFSALMESKQDGLSILFLTGDIASNKTEEQEQQPADKKSILSVLKKNALHLDELPESVGCCLLDAIAYAFNTWANAKDSKADSEFISALLNHLKNFQPTPASTKEDMIALSGRYKLISRVVEIFALYLFISADVDPQIFQLLNHTDLSKIINPFFEIDGYNETLHENLHENFEKKWPKLKLTCFTMSPLFQSSGFSNDMVFAIPLMDQFFGNDEKWIGTGEIQGYRDEVFEASINLQYVSQQIAAAKAWGALLTTFIKKTTQPLKDTFIDLVSHFLQVNIDSGIKSPLLTQVYFERLELSFYIFYAFQKRAEPVPEKKLLKLLDQIIIVFKSDEVNYLGNISHSRNRNFYRPILRCALILLDLVTTGTHFVELASDSLLEFFELSFCKGFHLILSEILSDISTSTSNGKQAVVYNMASRIQDLFLLLSLFTKIRALKPSESFNLILASSLNEVGTVKVILSLYSTSHLLKVNDEAILGPLTLTFVSELCSIKNVAEKFIINGLFAVLLESPVSVAIQQGDVRPESRPSLHNLWTNGLLSIILLLLSEFGIKVLPECCLFISYFTEQVSTAVLRWSDGKLAVSTALIKETSQLVLLQKMLSALDYQSYLLNSKTQYLVDENEKLFELLPGLDTDQEKRALSVALNRLLTHPKYLNSRIVPTSLEEARLLEEEHTRVEFVKHISREIKKLQESLFKDT